A segment of the Lycium barbarum isolate Lr01 chromosome 7, ASM1917538v2, whole genome shotgun sequence genome:
AGATTAATAACTCTTTTGAATTGAATAATGTTAATCTGTCCCATAAGAGAATGTTTTTCGAGAATTGAATGAACTTATCGATGGCACTTGTGTCTAGGTCATTTTAATCTGAATAGGATTTCGAAGTTGGTCAAAGAATGAACTTTTAAGGTTTATTGAAAGTGGAGGCACTACCAACTTGTGAGTCCTATTTAGAAGGAAAAATGACTTAAAGACCTTTTTTTCTTAAAGGAAATAAAGTTAATGATAAGTTAAGTCAATCCATTCTGATTTGTGTGATATAATGAACTTCAAGGCAAGAGGTGATTTTGAGTATTCTGTGACATTTGTAGAAGATTACTCatgatatgaatatatttatTTGATGCTCTATAGGTTCGAATGCTTTGAAAATTTCAAGGTATTTAAGGCGAAAATGAAAAGCGACATGGAAAATATATTAAGTCACTGCGGTTTGATCATAGTGGCGAGTGCCTCTTTGCAGAGTTCATTAGTTACTTATATGATAAAGGGATTGCATTTCAATTGTCTACACCAAATATTCTACAATAGATTGGTGTGGAAGAGAAAAGAAACATGACTCTTATGAAGGTGGTAAGATTAATGATTGACTTATTCATATTTGCTTTTTCGTTTTGGGATATGTCTTAGAAACTGCGAGTTACATTCTTTATTTAATTCCTTCTAAGTTAGTACCTTTGATAGCCATAGAACAGTGGATTGGATGTAAGCCAAATCTATAACATGTTCGGATATGAGGTTGTCTAACACACGTGTTCAAAGGGAAAACAGATAAGTTGGGATCAAGAACGGATGTACGCATGTTTATTAGCTATCCAAAGGGAACGAAAGGAGGTTTATTTACTgtcctaaaagaaaataaggtaaTTGTTAATACAAATGCCAGATTTTTAGAAAAGGACTATTTAATAAACCAAGTTCCTAGAAGTAAACTAGTTTTATCGGAACTGAGCAAAGAAATAGCAAATGAGTCATCTAAAATTCAAAAGTTTAAGAACATCTAACCGACAAGTCAGGATTGACGTTCCATTGCATTTAAGTAGTGAGAGAAACGTTAATAGGCATAAGGAAATTCACTACTTGTAAGTAGTGGGAGTGATGTTGAGCAAATAACACTATACGAAGTCGTTAATATTTCAATACCGAAAGGCAATGGAGATAATATTAAGACCCAGGAATATGATAGTGTGACTATAATAGCAGTAGTACGTAGTCGTAGTGGGAGAACATAATCAAGATCGGTTCGGTGTATACTCTTGGGAGAGTTTCATGATAGGATCCTGAaaagaaatacatttttttttgaagAGTTTCATGATAGGATCTTTGAAGGTCTTAGTATAGAACTGGTCAGTTACGATGAAGCACTACTAAGACTTTTGGTAGTCATGCAAAAAGAATacatatgaaagttgtagatgcATAGTTAAAAGTCTAAGTGGAAGATTGTTGGGGTATATACCATTAACCATGTGTTTAGATATGGTATATTCTAACAATTgtcatggttaaaagtctaagtgggagattgttgggatatataccattaaccatgtgtttggatatagtatttactatagaacaattatttattcaatttttaataaagagttgaatagatcatgtactagtatgtgtgtgctttacttatatagtagatgatttagtgtatagagtttaacTTATACACAGAATATTAAatcatcggttcttataagtataaagtttatgttcacaatctaagatggaatttggacaaagccatcggtatgattgtagcacaagattaatataatgtatcttcattatgagAACGGTATAGTTCcatcttcttgtgctagtacattttgtatgtattgaacggaccaagtagcgctaagtgtttttgtactgaatatataaaacaaattctctagttcattaaatgtacttatactcttaatcttgatataattattatgatcaatgtgatttgttcattattttgatttattaaaaggtacgactcaattgcgggttGCTTACAAATCTCATGTGAAAACCTTGCAtgtggattttgtatccgtcgcatgatataagttaagcggaaatataaagggttcaattagtcaatgaattaaattgtcagtaatttaatttaattgattggtatttGTAATCTTAACCtggggagttaaataagatttagtgaaagatttcgaaattgaactgaggagtgcaattacgattttttattggaataattcataatttattatggtaggattaattcagacATTTTGAATTAATTCCATAACAGGAAGCTTCGTTAATTAATTCTGTGGTCCCTGTTGTGCCcgaataataaaaaattaaatggaatattatttcttggtgAAAAATAAAGACCTCACAGGTTTTGGAAAAGGGTGAAAACGCTAAAACCTGTAGTTATAAAATAGGTgtcttattccataaggaggTAAGAGTTTTAGAAGTTTCTTCAACTTTTCCATAGAAATTCGCCCACACGAATTTCGCAAATTCTggtattattcgggttacacagCAGAAGACTGTGGAACTGAAGGACGAACACGTGGACAACTTTTGCTCGTGCTTGAAGGTTCGATTTTCCGCCGCGGTGACGCTCGAAGAGATAAATATCGATTTTATATTTGATTAAAAtctttgattatgtgttgtctatattacatgcaagttcgatCCTGACTATCTGATTCCGCTGCGCATGCCCGTATCCATCAGGTTGCCTAAGTCACACACCCCGTATGACCCTTCCCCGGACCCTAGGTGAatgcgggatgctttgtgcattgggtcacccttttttttttttttttggtgtactATAACTGTACTTTTAACCTATTCTTAATTTTTCTCCTAATGTATGAGAAAATAATGGTCCTGTTGTTTTCATTGTTTACCAGGCATGCTCAATCGAAGAAACATGATACTGAAACTACCAAATAATATCCAAACTAAACGACTGCCCGTTTTACTTGTATCTCTACTCTTCATTTCTGCTCTATACTTGGTTTTGTGTCGAGAAAACGGAGAAAAATCAGGTTCATCATCTGGGATACTCAAACAAAATTGGGATAGCTTTAGCTCTGTGGTTAAGTTAGACCCCACAATTGAGTTCAGAAATGGAACAGATATAATATGGCAAATCCCTGATTCGCCTAAGGCAATTCTTTTTGTTGCACATGGTTGTGATGGTAAAGCAGCTAACTTTTGGGACAAATCAACTAAGTGCCCGAATTGTGTTGGTCTACCCGAAGAGAGACTTATTACACTTAATGCTTTAGCTAGGAAATTTGCAGTTATCGCGGTATCAAGTGCTGAGCCATGCTGGTCTCTCAAAGAGGAAAGACTTATAGTTAAAGATATTATTGAGTGGTGGATCGCAAAACAAAAGCTTCACAATTTGCCTCTTGTTGCTTTGGGTGCTTCGCCTGGTGGATATTTTGTTTCGATTCTTGCAACTGATTTGAAGTTTAGTAGCATCACGGTTATGATTATCGAAGGATTGTATGATCAAATGGAGATTCCGGAGAGTTACCCGCCCAAAGATAAAAGCAGGATGCAGAAGCTAGAACGATTTATGATACTCCTAAAGGGGAAAGGTGTTGATGTTGCGGAGATCAAATGtttagagtttcctttgtttcctAATTTCTTTCCTGATGGGATTCCGCATATTGATGTTGCTACCTCGGCGAAGTTGTTTAGTCTATTCCGAGAAAAAGGTTTCGTTGATTAGAACGGTTTCATGACGAATGACGGGCGTGATATACGTTGGAACGAGACTCTCCAAGAGAAAGAGATTATCTCCCGGATAAGTCCTTAGGCAATCACATTCAAGAGGAAATGAACCTTGCATTTGCTTTTCATGAAATGACTAGCTTGCAGTCTGAGCAAATCTTCAACTGGTTCGAGACTCATTTGAGCTAATCAGGACGAAATTTCCTCCATATGCACGGGAAGAATGCCACTCGCTCTGCTTTCAGCAACTGACAAAGGTCCTGAACAATGTTGTTTAGACCTTGATGGATAGAGTTATCTGGTACCTGTGCTGGTAGGAGGTAACAGGCACCACATGGAATTAATCGAGGTGCTCGCAAGCTGGCGTAGACactacggttttttttttttttaatagtattTGGTGCTAATAATATGTTGACCACGTACAATACACATTCTGTGTTTGCATTGTGATGGAAAACAATATGTAGACCTTCATACTGTTTAGCTGTTGAGTGTTCATTTAAATATTGATGGACCATGATGCATCTATTTTAGTTTGTGGAGTTGTATTGTTGGTTTGATTTGCACTTATAGTGATGTTACACAAGTAGTACTGCACTTTTTAAAGAGTACAATGTGGTGAACCAAAGGTCTAATGTTGCACAATTCTTTTCTGCTGCTCATAATCAAAACATTCATTACAATAGCAAGGTTTTCAAGATCTCATGAAGACGACttgatcttttattttttttattacctATATACGTTGATTATTATTTGTCTGAAGCCATTGATGCACTTAAAAACCAGAATGAAACTGGTATCTTGAACTCTAAAACTGAAATCTGATATGCACTCACCGAACACAGGTTGTTGTTTACTGGTTTGAACTTTCGTTGTTCTAGCAGATAGAATAAGCTTGTCAATGTAGTAAATTTTATTCATTTTGGGCTCGCAATGCTGTGATCTGCTTGTGCAAGTTAAACATGAATGAAATTTTTGAGAAAACAGACTGACTAGATGATGCACTACCAATGCCATGCCCAGAGCTTGGATAATTCATCTCAGTGAAAATGTCTCTAAACTGATAATGTAGCTTTATAATGTACAGAGGAAGGTCCTCCATCTTTGGGGACATCTTTCTGTATCCCTTTCTCAAAAAGCTTTTTGAATCAATTTGTGGTCACTCTGCAAGTTTTAACTTTTAACAGCTTATCTGAAGGGTCTTGGATACACAAATACTGCACATTGAATGATGGATAAATCTTTTGGAGTTTGGTTTATGAACGAACACTATGATGAGAGAAGCCATTGTATTGGTCTCATGTGCTCCTATATGCAGGTATTTATCATCAATTCCTACTCATGTTCAAGGTTTGTTAGCAATGGTACTGCTGTTATATTATCTGTGAGTCTGTGATGGGGGAAGGTTGAGACATTATGGGTTAAAACCGTGGaaatagcctcttgcagaaatgtaaGTTAAGATTGTGTATAATACACAAAATGTGATTTGGCCCTTTCCCAAACCCCGACATAACGGGAGCTTGGTGCACTAGGGCTGACCTTTTTTAGTTAGGTGGCTCTACACATAAACtcactctgtttcaatttgtttgaacctatttcctttttagtccgtgccaaaatgaatgacctctttcctaatttggaaacaaattcactttatgaatgatttacagccacacaaattttcaaggcttattttgaaccacaagtttcaaaagtcttccctctatcttaaatgtcgtgcccagtcaaatgggttcatataaattgaaacggagggagtatacgTTATTGCTTATTTGGACATATGGTTTCTTCTCAAAGGAGGCATTCTAATGTTACTCAAATCTGGAATTCTGGATACAGAATTCACGCATGTAAAATATCAAAGTAATATTTTACATATACCTGATCATGAGTTAGTATCCGCTTGAAACATTAAAATTCAACCGCTAAACTAAACTTACAGGAAATCATAATGAAATGGGACATAAGTGCAAGATACAAGGTGATTTTTGAAACATGATGTTTCAAGCTCAAAAATGTTGAAATTAACTAACTACCTTAATCCTACTTTTGAGTAAACTTGCATTATTATGAATTTCGACAGGCAAAATTTTTGACATTGATCAATTGGAGCAATTTATAAACTTCAATTTAtggatattttttttattttccatttatattattaaaaataaacatgtagttacaaaaaatataaatagtaTAATGAAAAATAGTATAGAGTGTATACCATATTTAGAAAATGTTAAAGGTCAATAACAAAATTCATATTAAACCATTTCAAATAATATCTTCTTATTATCcgtaaaaattaaaattaaacaaAAACAATGCTTAAAGAAAGTGTCGAAGCAAGTATTCAATAATTTAGGAAAGGTAGGTTAACACTGGCCTTGATCAAGAGAAAAACATAACCctatgtttggatggttgtttccgtGGTTCATttatgtacagtatggtatggtacagtgtTATACCCCGTTTTAAACTGGTCAAatcagagtacaacatattgatgattcctatttgtttatttttaatgagttgccacctaattaattttaaaggtgaatgacacctaattattaactaaggtaaagctaaactaaacctccgttaatggtccgcttaactaatgtgattctaggtaaagaatcttggttatcctaaagggaaggggttaggcatcctttaagattcgCTAACTACGATTAACCGATCAAACTTAGGTTATTTAATTAAGactaaaaaaatacaaatataacattttaagtgtttaggaaaatagtttgtaaatattatcaagatttcaaaaaatggagaatataaggctgctatttaaattaaataagGTAGTAATTTATAGAAAAAAGACTTTAGCCATATTATACTAAAAAATATGCTGGATTAGTCAATATACTAATAGGCATTTGAAACAATTCAATGATTGAGTATCAATTGATTTAACTACTTAAATTTATTAAGTGACAAAATAAGATCAAGAAGGCAATAAACAAATTAGCTCCCTACTATTATGTGAAAAGTAGTTTAAAAATATAACTATCCTCTTTTATGAAAAATTGGGCCTTGTTTGGAAAATAAAGATTTAAACTAAATTTGAGAAAAGATTCATCTCCAACCATTACTAGAAATGATTATTTAATGCCTTTATATAGAATTTAACCATAAAACTTTAAAAAAGGCTTATAAAATAACGTTAGGCTATAATTTGAAGTAGGTGGATAATTTTGAAATCGGACTTAATTCTTAATTGGATCACTCAACCCATTTTAAACTTGTAAAAGAGTAATTAACAGAAATCTTAAACTGACAAAATAAGCTAAATTATTAAACCTTTAAATACGTTATTTCGAAGGCAAACTCAAACTCTAACTACCCATTATCACTAAAACTATCTCCATTAAAtccgctaggattcatctaagctaagaaaacaaaaataaggtaaaatgttagtcatgcaACACAAATCAAATACACAAAAGAAAATAAAGTAGAGGGGACAAATATGAtcgaatggatctggcccattttagGCCACTGCTAGTATGCTTTAAAAAAGAAGAACCAGGCACTTCCCTCACCAAACAGTCATGGCAATGTATCACATAACCCCCACATTCAGACAAAAAACTAAACAGGATTTCAGTGTACAGAGTGGAATAAGCCCTTCACTTAACCAAAAAGGGATAACAAGAAGCACAAAATTAATCATGATCCAATTTGATCCGAGGAAGAATGAATACATGGATATTCAGTACATTTAGGCCATTTATGTTTTTACTAATGCATTTATTCAAGGCACCTCATTGCACATAATACCATAATGGAGCAACAATCTTCAGTAAAAACCAGGACTAGACTAGCATACAGAGAAACATCCACATCTGGGGCTTTACTACGCAGTAACTAACTGATTCATGACACACATATGACATGTAAACCATGATTAACCATAACAGGATACACAACACATGCTTAAACATAGATAAACTTAGGCTAAGATAACATTTGAAAAAAAACATACTTTGACTAGGCTAAGCTAAATAAATATCAAATCATGCTTAACTATAAAATAAATCATCATATAATACTTCATTGGATTAAACTAACTTAAGCAGGCTAAGCAATTCAGTTATTAAGAGAAACAGGAGGATCTTTCTCATTTAACTGTGATCACAGTTTCAACAACCAAATTAAAGTAATGTATATCATCTTATTAAAGCAAACCAGGCTAAATATGGTACAGTTCTCAACAAATGAAACAATGAACCTACTTAGCACAGTAACTAATCACAACTAATCATATAAACAACCAGTGAtgaacaaaaaccaaaatatctAAGCATGCTTAGCCAAATAAGATTAATACAACTAAATAAGCACATTAACCAAGCCACATAACTAATATATGAACTACTTATCTAGCATATAAACAAACAATAACCAAAATGATCACATTGACACTTAAAAAAaagtgcagaaaaataaaagagaggGAAAATACATCCACTTAAATGATACTAACAACATCATGACTATACTGATAACTTACTTAATCAAGCTAAAATAAAGTAATAAACCAATCATAAACTGAAACTTAATAACCTCTAATCATAAACTAAGCATATAATAAGAAGACAAACATAATCAACCAAAACTAAGCATATAATTAGCATAATGAATGAATATTTAATACTAAAACAGGGAGGAAGATTACCTTTTTCGGGTGCAGTGAACAGGGGCTCGAATCTCAGGTCTACGCTTGAACGCGAGCGATGCTCGGTCCCTTTTCGAGTGCAACCCTCAACACCCAAACAAAacgaaagaaaagagaaaagaaataagATTTAGACTCGATTGGAAATTCTACTGGAAACTGGTTTTTTAATTCAAATAAGACTAAGTTTTAAAAGCTCTTTTCGAAATTTCAGTATCTCTTCctagataaaaaaaaaacctcCAACACTGAggatggggttctttatatagaaccctgaAAACCCTAATTCCTCTTCGTTATAGTTGTAAGGCGAGTAGGAATGGAGGGGAAAATCCCTCCAAAATGTTTGAACAACCAATCACATGCGAGTATTTGAAATTAATAAGTGGACAAAACCCATTAAGGGTTTTCAGATGAAAGCAGAAGAAAGTGGAAGAAAACAAAATTACCCTCTTTTCAACGGTTGAATCCGGATGGGGGAGGGACAGAATCATTAAGTCCTTCCCCAAAATGACCATGCATGGTCTGTGAGAGGTGAAAGCAGCTCTGTGAATTTCCCTTCGCATCGAGGAGcatagaagagagagagagagagagaagagagagagcaGCGGCGTGGATGAGGTGATGATCGTTTAGGGTTTAGATGAAATTGAAAGATTGGGCCGGGTCGGTTTAAGCGGATATAGGCTGATGATATTGGGCTGGTTCATttaatgggtaatgggctggtttCATATGATTTAAGCCTTAGCCCAAGTAATTTTAGGACTGATTATGGTTTGATTATTATGAACTGGTCTGAAAATACTTGTGGGttgattgggctcggatttggACGAATGGGCTTCTGAATTTAAATGAAGGATccattttaattaactatatattAACGCGTGCTAAAATACTACCTAGTATAAAAGTATATATTCATTAGTactcagataaaaataaaattacatgagatcgtaatagccgtgcgataatattttttaaagtttaacaGTAAGTAAACGCTATCGTTTAATTGCAAAAAAATTAGATGCGACGCAGGTGTGCATAAGACAGTAAATAGAAAATGTTAAAAATGATCGTAAGGCAAATCATAATaatggaaaatataataataataataataataataataataataataatgataatgataatgataatgataacgataatacccgtaataataatggtaataggCAATGACTATAGTTGGATAATAACAAAAACGATGATATTAATTAAAATTGTGGTAAAATATAAACGACTACTCTTAAGCTATCGCAAATAAATATTTGGAAgaaagacgggacaaaattgggtgtcaacaacttgtccctctttgaccgGTAAT
Coding sequences within it:
- the LOC132601712 gene encoding uncharacterized protein LOC132601712 — protein: MILKLPNNIQTKRLPVLLVSLLFISALYLVLCRENGEKSGSSSGILKQNWDSFSSVVKLDPTIEFRNGTDIIWQIPDSPKAILFVAHGCDGKAANFWDKSTKCPNCVGLPEERLITLNALARKFAVIAVSSAEPCWSLKEERLIVKDIIEWWIAKQKLHNLPLVALGASPGGYFVSILATDLKFSSITVMIIEGLYDQMEIPESYPPKDKSRMQKLERFMILLKGKGVDVAEIKCLEFPLFPNFFPDGIPHIDVATSAKLFSLFREKGFVD